From Coffea arabica cultivar ET-39 chromosome 2e, Coffea Arabica ET-39 HiFi, whole genome shotgun sequence, the proteins below share one genomic window:
- the LOC113729524 gene encoding THO complex subunit 4A, translated as MADLLDMSLDDLINRNRKSGGDHGNFRGRGGGRGRGLGQAHCMSSGPGPTRRTLVFVPYRTVPYLRPRVAVTSRSPGLRMLETGMVEEGGASSGTKLYVSNLHFGVTNDDIKVLFSDVGELKRYAIHYDRTGKSTGTAEVVFARHSDALKAINRYNDLLLDGRPIKIEIIGGDFVAYAVPPSSEGDLGYQSGAFRSNSRDGFKQAGRRGQEGRGKKNLAEKVSAEVLDADLEKYHEGALLSS; from the exons ATGGCCGATCTTCTGGACATGTCCCTAGACGATCTTATCAACAGAAACAGGAAATCTGGAGGAGATCATGGTAATTTCAGAGGCCGCGGAGGAGGACGTGGCCGTGGCCTTGGCCAAGCTCACTGTATGAGTTCTGGTCCCGGCCCAACTCGCCGGACACTGGTCTTCGTTCCGTACCGTACGGTTCCGTACCTTCGACCACGTGTGGCTGTGACTTCAAGATCTCCG GGGCTTCGGATGCTTGAAACTGGGATGGTTGAAGAAGGAGGGGCTAGCAGTGGGACAAAACTCTACGTGTCCAACCTGCATTTTGGGGTTACTAATGACGATATCAAG GTACTATTTTCAGATGTTGGTGAGCTAAAGCGATATGCAATTCACTATGACCGGACTGGAAAGTCCACG GGAACTGCAGAAGTGGTATTTGCACGACATtcagatgctttaaaagctatcaATAGATACAATGATTTGCTGCTTGATGGGAGGCCAATCAAAATTGAGATTATAGGAGGTGATTTTGTAGCATATGCTGTGCCTCCATCAAGTGAAGGCGATTTGGGATATCAAAGTGGGGCCTTCAGAAG TAACAGCAGGGATGGGTTTAAGCAAGCAGGGAGACGTGGACAAGAAGGTCGAGGAAAGAAAAATCTTGCTGAAAAAGTCTCAGCTGAAGTTCTTGATGCTGATTTGGAGAAATATCATGAAGGTGCTCTGCTAAGTAGCTAA